One segment of Mastomys coucha isolate ucsf_1 unplaced genomic scaffold, UCSF_Mcou_1 pScaffold23, whole genome shotgun sequence DNA contains the following:
- the Pygo1 gene encoding pygopus homolog 1 — protein sequence MSAEQDKEPIALKRVRGGDSGLDGLGGPNIQLGSPDKKKRKASTQGPSFPPLSEYAPPPNPNSDHLVAANPFDDSYNTISYKPLPSSNPYLSPGYPGFGGYSTFRMPPHVPPRMSSPYCGPYSLRNQPHPFPQNPLGMGFNRPHAFNFGPHDNSNFGNPPYNNVLTQDINMAAQHFRQGSAENFNQIPPQSVGQVSNPDLASNFAPVNNSNFTSPIESNHSFIPPPNAFGQAKAPVPKQDFTQGATKTTNQNSSTHPPHLNTEDPVNRSNVELKNVNRNNIVQENSRSGSAEATNNHANGTQNKPRQPRGTADLCTTDKSRKFSLHPSRHGHSSSDPVYPCGICTNEVNDDQDAILCEASCQKWFHRICTGMTETAYGLLTAEASAVWGCDTCMADKDVQLMRTREAFGPPAMGGDA from the exons GTGGTGACAGTGGACTGGATGGGTTAGGAGGGCCCAATATACAACTAGGAAGCCCAGATAAGAAAAAACGCAAGGCCAGCACACAG GGACCTTCCTTTCCTCCGTTGTCtgagtatgcaccaccaccaaaTCCAAACTCTGACCATCTAGTGGCTGCCAATCCGTTTGATGACAGCTACAACACTATTTCCTATAAACCACTGCCTTCATCTAATCCATATCttagccctgggtatcctggctTCGGAGGCTACAGCACGTTCAGAATGCCACCCCACGTCCCTCCAAGAATGTCCTCTCCCTACTGTGGTCCTTACTCACTCAGGAATCAGCCACACCCATTTCCTCAGAATCctttgggcatgggctttaaCCGGCCTCATGCCTTTAACTTTGGGCCACATGATAATTCAAATTTTGGAAACCCACCTTATAATAATGTACTGACTCAGGACATTAACATGGCTGCTCAGCATTTTAGACAAGGCTCTGCTGAAAACTTCAATCAGATTCCCCCGCAGAGTGTTGGCCAAGTATCTAACCCTGACCTGGCATCTAATTTTGCCCCTgtaaataattcaaattttacCTCTCCGATAGAATCAAATCATTCATTTATTCCACCCCCAAACGCGTTTGGTCAAGCAAAAGCTCCAGTTCCCAAACAAGACTTCACTCAAGGGGCAACCAAAACCACGAATCAGAATTCTTCCACTCACCCACCTCACTTAAATACGGAGGATCCAGTCAACCGGAGTAACGTCGAGTTAAAAAATGTCAACCGAAACAACATTGTCCAAGAGAACAGCCGTTCGGGCAGCGCAGAGGCCACCAACAACCATGCCAATGGGACCCAGAACAAGCCCCGGCAGCCCAGGGGCACGGCTGACCTGTGCACCACCGACAAAAGCCGCAAGTTCTCCCTGCACCCCAGCCGGCATGGCCATTCATCCTCTGACCCTGTGTACCCGTGCGGGATTTGTACAAATGAAGTGAATGACGATCAGGACGCCATCCTGTGTGAGGCCTCTTGTCAGAAATGGTTTCATCGCATCTGCACTGGGATGACGGAGACAGCCTATGGACTCCTGACAGCTGAAGCGTCTGCAGTATGGGGTTGTGACACGTGCATGGCTGACAAGGATGTCCAGCTGATGCGCACTCGAGAGGCCTTTGGTCCACCTGCCATGGGCGGCGATGCCTAA